One region of Bosea sp. 29B genomic DNA includes:
- the argE gene encoding acetylornithine deacetylase, with the protein MDTVEILRRLVAFDTTSRRSNLDLVNWTADYLDRAGVRVRLTSDASGEKTNILAMIGPDEPGGIVLSGHTDVVPVDDQDWASDPFELASRDGRLHGRGAVDMKGFVAACLAAVPGWRARELGRPINLALSYDEEVGCLGVPSLIADMLAHCPPPALAIIGEPTQVRIGLSHRGFYGYRSVFHGRAAHSSDPRLGSSAIEPAAAFVAALAGFGRQGDRTATTVNIGKIAGGSAINIVPERCEVVWEFRPPDEIAIGSVLAAVENFVAGLPDGVSVETLPLARVLPLDCAADSPAVAVARKLGGLWPPLAMPFGTEAGFFQQAGIPALVCGPGSIAQAHQPNEWIAIAELAAADQFLARVGDWAAVDRSSA; encoded by the coding sequence GACTGCCGACTATCTCGATCGTGCGGGCGTGCGGGTCCGACTGACCAGCGATGCCTCTGGCGAAAAAACCAACATCCTGGCGATGATCGGGCCGGATGAACCGGGTGGCATCGTCCTCTCCGGGCATACCGATGTCGTTCCGGTCGATGATCAGGACTGGGCGAGCGACCCGTTCGAGCTCGCGAGCCGGGATGGGCGTCTGCACGGCCGGGGCGCCGTCGACATGAAGGGTTTCGTCGCGGCCTGCCTAGCAGCCGTCCCGGGCTGGCGGGCCCGAGAGCTGGGCAGACCGATCAATCTGGCTTTGTCTTATGACGAGGAGGTCGGCTGCCTCGGCGTTCCCTCGCTGATCGCCGACATGCTCGCGCATTGCCCGCCTCCCGCGCTCGCCATCATCGGCGAACCGACGCAGGTGCGGATCGGGCTCAGCCATCGCGGCTTCTACGGCTATCGCAGCGTCTTCCATGGCCGCGCCGCCCATTCGAGCGACCCGCGCCTCGGCTCCAGCGCGATCGAGCCGGCGGCGGCATTCGTCGCAGCGCTCGCCGGCTTCGGAAGGCAGGGCGACCGGACGGCGACCACCGTCAACATCGGCAAGATCGCGGGCGGCAGCGCGATCAACATCGTTCCCGAACGCTGCGAGGTCGTCTGGGAGTTCCGGCCGCCCGACGAGATTGCCATTGGCTCCGTGCTCGCAGCGGTGGAGAACTTCGTAGCTGGACTGCCTGACGGGGTAAGTGTCGAGACACTGCCGCTGGCGCGTGTCCTGCCGCTCGATTGCGCAGCGGACAGCCCGGCCGTGGCGGTGGCGCGTAAGCTCGGTGGCCTGTGGCCACCGCTTGCGATGCCGTTCGGGACCGAAGCAGGCTTCTTCCAGCAGGCTGGAATACCGGCCCTGGTCTGCGGACCCGGCTCGATCGCGCAGGCGCATCAGCCGAACGAATGGATCGCCATCGCCGAGCTCGCGGCGGCGGATCAATTCCTTGCACGCGTTGGGGACTGGGCGGCTGTCGACCGCAGCAGCGCCTGA
- a CDS encoding Dyp-type peroxidase codes for MTGKNWDRVPIEAQSIDAPLSRAAIFLVTTVGSEQAALAKACAALDGLDDLVKTVGFRDLSARLSCIVGIGHSLWNRLDPGNRPRELKPFAPIAGAVHNAPSTPGDLLFHIRSERPDLCFEFERLLLDSLGDSVAVVDEVSGFRYFDARDLLGFVDGTANPTGLDLPASALVGDEDADFAGGSYVVIQKYLHNLKAWAAIPTPLQEAIIGRTKIDNVEIDDDAAPRKSHKSLATIVDADGNEHDILRDNMPFGRPGQREFGTYFIGYSRYLWVIETMLERMYVGAPPGAYDRLLDFSTPHTGTTFFAPTRPTLEALVQAAQEKLAAS; via the coding sequence ATGACGGGCAAGAACTGGGACAGGGTGCCTATCGAGGCGCAAAGCATCGACGCGCCCTTGTCGCGCGCCGCAATCTTTCTCGTGACTACCGTCGGAAGCGAGCAAGCCGCCCTGGCGAAGGCCTGCGCAGCACTCGACGGGCTCGATGACCTCGTCAAGACCGTGGGATTCCGCGACCTATCCGCCCGGCTGTCCTGCATCGTCGGCATCGGCCACAGCCTCTGGAACCGTCTCGATCCTGGCAACCGGCCGCGGGAGCTGAAGCCCTTCGCGCCGATCGCGGGAGCGGTCCACAATGCCCCTTCGACGCCGGGCGACCTGCTTTTCCATATCCGCTCGGAACGCCCCGATCTGTGCTTCGAATTCGAGCGCCTCCTGCTCGACAGCCTCGGCGACAGCGTCGCGGTCGTCGACGAGGTCTCGGGCTTTCGCTATTTCGACGCACGCGATCTTCTGGGCTTCGTCGACGGCACCGCCAATCCGACCGGCCTCGACCTGCCGGCATCGGCGCTGGTCGGCGACGAAGATGCCGATTTCGCCGGTGGCAGCTACGTCGTCATCCAGAAATACCTGCACAACCTCAAGGCCTGGGCGGCGATTCCGACGCCGCTTCAGGAAGCGATCATCGGGCGCACCAAGATCGACAACGTCGAGATCGACGATGATGCCGCGCCGCGAAAATCGCACAAGTCGCTGGCCACGATCGTCGATGCCGACGGCAACGAGCACGACATCTTGCGCGACAACATGCCGTTCGGCCGGCCCGGCCAGCGCGAGTTCGGCACTTATTTCATCGGCTACTCGCGCTATCTCTGGGTGATCGAGACGATGCTGGAGCGCATGTATGTCGGCGCCCCGCCCGGTGCCTACGATCGGCTGCTGGATTTCTCGACGCCGCACACCGGCACGACCTTCTTTGCTCCGACCCGCCCGACGCTGGAAGCGCTGGTGCAGGCGGCGCAGGAGAAGCTTGCCGCGTCCTGA
- a CDS encoding MFS transporter encodes MTDQITRSRAAERALVLLSVCLAAAAMPLTFTGTAVALPAIGKALGGSPIALNWVTNAFMLTFGSSLMAAGALADAYGRKRVFLIGIGAFAAVSAALAAAPDIVWFDFGRAVQGAAAAAAFSGGMAALAQEFDGASRVRAFSIVGTSFGLGLAFGPIGSGMMIDAFGWRSIFGLVVVLAMLSLLLGAWSLSESRDPQARGLDWPGALSFTAALALLTYGMLLVPERGWTDPSALGLLAGAVAMFVAFGMIERRVARPMLDLTLFRYPRFVGVQLLAAAPAYAFVVLLILLPIRFIGIEGLSEIAAGRLMIALSAPLLILPLVAGLLTRWLTPATICGLGLLVCALGLFWLSRVPVGGDVTVVIMPMVLIGIGISLPWGLMDGLAVSVVPKERAGMATGIFSTTRVAGEGIALAVVGAVLSALTAQHLAADGGAAGQAGPAAQRLVTGNLTGAAEAMPVASRADLIAGYGDAFTMLLLILCAVTVVTAFVVFAFLGWKREPVSEAVEGVEDGAASRA; translated from the coding sequence ATGACGGATCAGATCACGCGGTCGCGCGCGGCCGAGCGGGCGCTCGTACTTTTGTCTGTCTGCCTCGCGGCTGCCGCGATGCCGCTGACCTTTACCGGGACGGCGGTCGCTCTCCCGGCCATCGGCAAGGCGTTGGGCGGCAGCCCGATCGCCCTCAACTGGGTCACCAACGCTTTCATGCTGACGTTCGGATCGAGCCTGATGGCGGCCGGTGCGCTGGCGGACGCCTATGGTCGCAAGCGCGTCTTCCTGATCGGTATTGGAGCCTTTGCCGCAGTTTCGGCGGCGCTTGCCGCCGCGCCGGACATCGTCTGGTTCGATTTCGGCCGGGCAGTGCAGGGCGCGGCGGCGGCGGCGGCCTTCTCCGGAGGCATGGCCGCGCTCGCCCAGGAGTTCGACGGCGCGTCGCGCGTGCGCGCCTTCAGCATCGTCGGCACGAGCTTCGGACTCGGCCTCGCCTTCGGCCCGATCGGATCGGGCATGATGATCGATGCGTTCGGCTGGCGCAGCATATTCGGCCTTGTCGTCGTGCTGGCCATGCTCTCCCTGCTGCTCGGTGCGTGGAGCCTGTCCGAATCCCGCGATCCGCAAGCCCGCGGCCTCGATTGGCCGGGTGCGCTCAGCTTTACGGCCGCGTTGGCGTTGCTCACCTATGGCATGCTGCTGGTGCCGGAGCGTGGCTGGACCGATCCGAGCGCGCTTGGGCTGCTCGCCGGCGCCGTCGCCATGTTTGTCGCCTTCGGGATGATCGAGCGACGTGTCGCTCGGCCGATGCTGGATCTCACGCTGTTTCGCTATCCGCGCTTCGTCGGCGTGCAGTTGCTGGCGGCGGCGCCGGCCTATGCTTTCGTCGTCCTGCTGATCCTGTTGCCGATCCGGTTCATCGGCATCGAGGGCCTGAGTGAGATCGCAGCGGGCCGATTGATGATCGCGCTGTCGGCGCCGCTGCTGATTCTGCCGCTCGTGGCCGGACTGCTGACCCGCTGGCTCACGCCTGCCACGATCTGCGGTCTCGGCCTGCTGGTCTGTGCGCTCGGCCTGTTCTGGCTGAGCCGCGTGCCGGTTGGCGGCGATGTCACAGTGGTCATCATGCCGATGGTGCTGATCGGCATCGGCATCAGCTTGCCCTGGGGGCTGATGGACGGCCTTGCCGTCAGCGTCGTGCCGAAGGAGCGGGCCGGCATGGCCACGGGCATCTTCAGCACCACGCGCGTCGCCGGAGAAGGCATCGCGCTGGCGGTGGTCGGCGCCGTCCTGTCGGCGCTGACGGCACAGCATCTGGCGGCCGACGGTGGGGCGGCGGGCCAGGCGGGGCCTGCTGCTCAGAGGTTGGTCACAGGGAACCTCACCGGCGCGGCCGAGGCGATGCCGGTAGCCAGTCGCGCTGACCTGATCGCCGGCTATGGCGACGCCTTCACCATGCTGCTCCTGATCCTCTGCGCCGTCACGGTCGTCACTGCCTTCGTCGTCTTCGCCTTTCTCGGATGGAAGCGCGAGCCGGTTTCGGAGGCGGTCGAGGGCGTCGAAGACGGAGCGGCCTCGCGAGCCTGA
- a CDS encoding LysR family transcriptional regulator, which yields MDRLSGLLPFVRTADLGSFVAAGRVLGISASAVGKAVSRLEEELGVRLFQRSTRNLRLTEEGRAFHERCRRVLDDLDDARSMVARAAETPRGSLRISAPIVSYHLLLPVLPEFMAQYPDIEVDIDFNDRIVDLIEEGIDVAIRSGELPDSRLMARPLRPFQMLLCAAPSYLERHGVPASPSDLGRHHGIRFRFPNSGKIQPWPLRLPPGQQAPTPRTALVCNNMEAVRGAAVAGLGIACMPDFLVREPLISGALHTLLDTEVEGPGQFSLIWPSNRNLSPKVRVFVDFVGQRLFSTRCDLMAGVKAG from the coding sequence ATGGACAGGCTGAGCGGGCTGTTGCCCTTCGTACGGACCGCCGATCTCGGTAGCTTCGTCGCGGCGGGGCGTGTTCTGGGAATCTCCGCCTCGGCGGTCGGCAAGGCGGTGTCGCGGCTGGAGGAAGAGCTGGGGGTCCGGCTCTTCCAGCGCTCGACCCGCAATCTGCGCCTGACCGAAGAAGGCCGCGCCTTCCATGAGCGCTGCCGGCGCGTTCTCGATGATCTCGACGATGCCCGCTCGATGGTCGCGCGAGCGGCGGAAACCCCGCGCGGCTCGCTGCGCATCAGCGCGCCGATCGTCAGCTACCATCTGCTGCTTCCGGTGCTGCCCGAATTCATGGCGCAGTATCCCGATATCGAGGTCGACATCGATTTCAACGACCGCATCGTCGACCTGATCGAGGAAGGGATCGATGTCGCGATCCGCAGCGGCGAGCTTCCGGATTCCCGCCTGATGGCGCGGCCGCTCCGCCCGTTCCAGATGCTGCTCTGCGCCGCCCCTTCCTATCTGGAGCGTCATGGCGTTCCTGCCTCGCCGAGCGATCTCGGTCGGCATCACGGCATCCGCTTCCGCTTTCCCAACAGCGGCAAGATTCAACCCTGGCCGCTGCGCCTTCCTCCCGGCCAGCAGGCGCCAACGCCGCGCACCGCCCTGGTCTGCAACAACATGGAGGCAGTCCGAGGAGCTGCGGTCGCGGGACTCGGCATTGCCTGCATGCCGGACTTCCTGGTGCGCGAACCGCTGATCAGCGGCGCGCTCCATACGCTCCTGGATACCGAGGTCGAGGGTCCCGGCCAGTTCAGCCTGATCTGGCCATCCAACCGCAATCTTTCCCCGAAAGTGCGGGTGTTCGTCGACTTCGTCGGACAGCGGCTGTTCTCGACGCGCTGCGACCTCATGGCCGGCGTCAAGGCGGGCTGA